From Rhododendron vialii isolate Sample 1 chromosome 10a, ASM3025357v1, the proteins below share one genomic window:
- the LOC131303944 gene encoding uncharacterized protein LOC131303944, whose translation MQTLFLKCIDPKPNNSTFLRFFSSVSSLTLSRTSNPSLSNFLIETLAFAEPRAVSISNRFPPIKTLQKPLAVVQFLRQFGLSNVQIQSSVRLNPKILFSDIEKTLKPKLQFFKDLGLTGPELGKFISKHPSVVHDSFEKKWIPCIDMIKKTLVNDKNNQDLIRVLQRSYWVVSKPELKLKRSIAFLEGCGIVGSQLSMLLRTQPWLFFLQEPALRNNISRVLDMGFSVDSRMLVHAVYTVCGISGETLSSKFEMFRSFGFSMDECTGMFRKAPSLLRTSEDKLKFGIDFFLNDVKLERDVLVSNPSCLMFSMEKRVIPRYRVLQVIKSKRLLQKGPSFVCVLRLSEEEFLTKFISRFRDDEEELLVTYKGNPLDS comes from the coding sequence ATGCAAACTTTGTTCTTAAAATGTATCGACCCTAAACCCAACAATTCAACCTTCCTCCGTTTCTTCTCTTCTGTATCGTCTCTTACTCTCTCTCGCACCTCAAACCCATCCCTCTCCAATTTCCTCATTGAAACCTTGGCATTCGCTGAACCACGTGCCGTTTCCATCTCCAATCGCTTCCCACCCATCAAAACCCTACAAAAGCCACTGGCCGTGGTTCAATTTCTCAGACAATTCGGCTTATCCAACGTCCAAATTCAATCTTCCGTTCGGCTCAACCCCAAAATCCTCTTCTCCGACATAGAAAAGACTTTGAAGCCCAAGCTGCAGTTCTTTAAGGACCTGGGTCTCACTGGTCCTGAGTTGGGTAAGTTCATTTCGAAGCATCCTAGCGTTGTGCATGATAGTTTCGAGAAAAAATGGATACCCTGCATTGATATGATTAAGAAAACCCTCGTAAATGATAAAAACAATCAGGATTTGATTAGGGTTCTGCAGAGGTCCTATTGGGTCGTCTCCAAACCTGAATTGAAATTGAAACGCAGCATTGCCTTCTTGGAGGGCTGCGGCATTGTTGGGTCCCAGCTCTCGATGCTTTTGAGGACGCAACCTTGGCTTTTCTTTCTGCAAGAGCCGGCTCTTAGGAACAACATTTCGCGAGTTTTAGATATGGGGTTTTCTGTTGATTCAAGGATGTTGGTTCACGCTGTGTACACAGTTTGTGGCATAAGTGGTGAGACTCTTAGTAGTAAGTTCGAAATGTTTAGGAGTTTTGGGTTCTCAATGGATGAATGTACAGGCATGTTTAGGAAGGCTCCGAGTTTACTTAGGACTTCAGAAGATAAGTTGAAgtttgggattgatttcttcTTGAATGATGTCAAGTTGGAAAGGGACGTGCTAGTTAGTAACCCTAGTTGTCTAATGTTCAGCATGGAGAAGAGAGTAATTCCTCGTTATAGAGTTTTACAGGTTATCAAGTCCAAGAGGCTATTACAGAAGGGGCCAAGTTTTGTTTGTGTACTTCGTTTGTCGGAAGAGGAGTTTCTAACGAAATTTATTTCAAGGTTTAGAGATGACGAGGAGGAACTTTTGGTGACTTACAAGGGCAATCCTTTGGATTCTTGA